DNA sequence from the Microcoleus sp. FACHB-68 genome:
ATGGAAAAAGATAGGAGGTTGTTATCAGGTTATCAAGTTTGTCTAAAAACTCTAGAAGCTCAGGATTTAGAATATATTTACAAATGGAAAAATGATTGGGAATTAGCACGGCAGATAAAAGCGTATCCTTTACCTATAGCTATATCTGAAATTCAAGAATGGCTTAAAAAAAACCATTTAGATAAAAATCAGATTTTTCTAGGAATTTATTTAAAAGATTATGTGAGCATAATTGGAGTTGTTAGATTAAAATATATAGATTGGATCAGTAGAAATGCGGAACTCGGTCTTTATATAGGCGAGGACAAATACAGAGGCAGAGGTTTAGGAAAAGAAGCTCTTAAATTACTCCTTAACTATGCTTTTCTGGAAATTAATTTACATAAAATTAGCTTGACAGTTTTAGACTACAATGTAAATGCCATAAAATTATATGAATCTTGTGGATTTACAAAAGAAGGGGTGCTGAGAGAGCAATTTTGGGTAAACGGAAAATATGAAAACGTTTTTTTAATGGGCTTATTAAGAAATGAATATAACCAAAATATATTATTGGATGAATAATCAACAAGCAGAAAATATATTAAGGTAAAAATATTTTTTGACCCACATTATTGATTGAGCCACTAAGTTGTTAGATCAACTTGAAGCCTATCAATACGGCAACACCACAATTTAATTGAACAGTAAAATGATCCCACTTGTAGATTTGAAAGCCCAGTATGCCTCAATCCGAACCGATATCGATGCTGCCATGCAAGCGGTACTTGACCAAACTGCCTTTATTGGTGGCGAAGAACTAAAGCAGTTTGAGGCAGAATTTGCAGCCTACTGCGGAGCCAAAGCTTGTGTGGGCGTTGGCAATGGAACCGATGCGCTCTATCTAGCCCTACGGTGTCTCGGCATCGGGCCAGGTGATGAGGTGATTACTGTAGCGCACACCTTTATTGCAACAGCAGAAGCTATCTCCTTAACAGGAGCTAAGCCTGTTTTTGTAGACATCCGGGAAGATACAATGCTAATGAATCCGGATGCCTTAGAAGCAGCAATAACACCCCGAACACGGGCCGTTATTGTTGTTCATCTGTATGGTCAGCCCTGCGAGATGGATCGGATATTGGAAATTGCCCGACACCACAATCTGAAAGTAGTTGAAGATGCAGCTCAGGCCCATGGTGCTTACTGGCAAGGGCAACGAGTGGGAACTCTTGGGGATGTAGCCTGCTTTAGCTTCTATCCCGGTAAGAATTTAGGTGCTTATGGGGATGGCGGTGCAGTGGTTAGCCAAGATGAAGACTTGATTCGTCGTCTTCGCCGGCTGGCCAATCATGGAAGGTTAGAGAAGTACACCCACGAGATTGAGGGAGTTAACAGCCGGTTAGATGGCTTGCAAGCTGCGATCTTAAGGGTAAAATTGCGCCATTTAGATAAGTGGAATGCAGGGAGACAACGACACGCAGCCCATTATCTAGAAGCTTTAAGAGGCAGTGGGGTAAAGCTGCCGATGGTGCATCCACAGGCAGAATCCGTGTGGCACTTATTTGTCGTGCGCCTTAGGGAACGCGAACATCTCCAAGCGCGTCTAAAAGAGCAAGGAATTGCCACAGGTATTCATTACCCATTGCCGCTCCACCAACAACCAGCGTATAAATATTTAGGCGTTCCAGAGGGGTCGTTGCCGGTGACGGAGAAGGTAGCTTCAGAAATTGTCAGCTTGCCAATATACGCGGAGTTAACAACGCAGCAGGTTGAGACAGTTAGTAAGGCAATACAAACAGTCATTAGCGCGTTGCAAAATCTATGAGTTATCGGTTTGTTAAGGTTACAACTCACTATAAGGAGTATTTAAACGACTACTATCGGCGCAACGGAGATGTGGTGCATAAAACTTATCAAGAACAGATGCAGCATATCATGGCGGAAGCGTATGGGTGGGCTGATTTTTTTACAACTCATTTGATGAAGCTGGGGGTTGACGCCTGCGAAATCATAGCGAATGCTTTACCCTTACAGCAGGCATGGGCGCAAGAACATGGCCTTAAATCATCAGGCAAAAATATAGTAATGGCTCAGTTGAAAGCTTTAC
Encoded proteins:
- a CDS encoding GNAT family protein — its product is MDNMEKDRRLLSGYQVCLKTLEAQDLEYIYKWKNDWELARQIKAYPLPIAISEIQEWLKKNHLDKNQIFLGIYLKDYVSIIGVVRLKYIDWISRNAELGLYIGEDKYRGRGLGKEALKLLLNYAFLEINLHKISLTVLDYNVNAIKLYESCGFTKEGVLREQFWVNGKYENVFLMGLLRNEYNQNILLDE
- a CDS encoding DegT/DnrJ/EryC1/StrS family aminotransferase, producing the protein MIPLVDLKAQYASIRTDIDAAMQAVLDQTAFIGGEELKQFEAEFAAYCGAKACVGVGNGTDALYLALRCLGIGPGDEVITVAHTFIATAEAISLTGAKPVFVDIREDTMLMNPDALEAAITPRTRAVIVVHLYGQPCEMDRILEIARHHNLKVVEDAAQAHGAYWQGQRVGTLGDVACFSFYPGKNLGAYGDGGAVVSQDEDLIRRLRRLANHGRLEKYTHEIEGVNSRLDGLQAAILRVKLRHLDKWNAGRQRHAAHYLEALRGSGVKLPMVHPQAESVWHLFVVRLREREHLQARLKEQGIATGIHYPLPLHQQPAYKYLGVPEGSLPVTEKVASEIVSLPIYAELTTQQVETVSKAIQTVISALQNL